The genomic segment TGCGTCGGTGGATTACTGGGTGCGGCACCTGTGCGAGCCCACCCGGTTCGGCGCCGGCATCGCGATGTTGCGCCAGGACCTCGATCCCGTGTTCCTTGAGGTCGGCCCGGGTCGGGTCGGGGTCGCTCTCGCCGCCGCGCAGGGCGCGCAGGACACCGTATGGGGGCTCGTTGATAACGCCGAGAACGCGGTCGCGCAAACGCTCGGCAACCTCTGGCTGGCCGGTGTCCGGGTGGACTGGGCCCGCGGCTGGACGCGTCACCGACCGCGCACCGTCGTCCTACCCACCTACCCGTTCCAACGGCGACGCCATTGGTGGGCTACGTCGGCGGATGGTAACGCCACTGCCGCCGGCCGGGAGTCCGAACGCGGCGGGACTGATCGCTGGTTCTCCCAGGCGGTCTGGCGCGAGCAGCCGCGCTCACCGGTTCGAGTGGAAAGGGCGTTGGGCGACACCGAACCGCGCTGGGTGCTGGTCGGCGGCGGGGCCGACGCGGCGGAGGAACTGGCGAGCGTCCTGCGGGCGGCGCACCGGGAAGTCGACAGGATTCCAGCAGACGCCGCCGATCCCGGGGCGTACCGGAGGCTCGCGGCGCGCATCGCCCGGGCTGACGTACGAACGCGGGTCGTGCGGCTATCGGACCCCGAACCGGCGCAGCCCGGCGGCGGTCCCGCCGCCGCGGTGGCGGAAGCGACGGCCGCATACGGTGACCTGGCGCTTCTCGTTCGCTCGCTCGCCGAAGCGAATGCGGCGGAGCGGATACGTGTATCGGTGGTAACTGGCCCAGTCTGTCCGGTCGGCGGCGACGAGCGGTTGGCGCCGTCCTCCGCCGCTGTCGCGGGCGTCATCACGGTGGTGTCGCAGGAATTCCCCGGAATCCTCAGCGATCACGTGGAAGTGCACGGCACGCCGGCTTCCGCCCTGGCCCACGAGCTCGCCGGGCCCGCCGGTGCGCGGGTCGCGCTGCGCGGTCACCGTCGTTTCGTTCGGTCCGCGGCCTCCCTCGATCTCGCAGCCACCGACCTCCCCGAATGCCGGTTGCGGCACGGCGGGCTGTACGTGGTGACTGGCGGCCTCGGCCGACTCGGGCTCCTGCTGGCGCGCTACCTGGGCCGGCAATATGCGGCAAAGCTGCTTCTGGTCGGGCGTCGTCCGGCCCCCATGCGACACCAGTGGGCCGAGATCGCCGCGGACCCGGCGCACCCGATGTCGACCACCGCGCGCCGTCTTGTCGACGTGGAAGCGGCCGGTGCACAGGTATTGCCGATCGCAGTCGATGTCGCTGAACCCGATCGGTTGGCGGCGGCGTTGGCCGAAGCAAGCCGGTTCTTCGACCGTCCGGTGCACGGGGTGATCCACGCGGCCGCGGTGACTGAGACGGACGCTTTCAAGCTCCTCGCGGACAGCGGTGAGGCCGACGCGGAGCGGCACCTGCGAGCCAAGCTCGGCGGGGTGCGCGCACTGAGAACGGCGTTGGCCGCGCACGAGCCGGACTTCGTCCTGGCCTTCTCCTCGCTCGCCACGCTGCTCGGCGGGCTTGGGTTCGGCAGCTACGCGGCGGCCAACGCCTGCCTCGAGGCGGAGGTGCGGCTCGCCGCACGCAGCCGGCCAGGCGCCTGGTCGGTGGTGAACTTCGACGGTTGGGAGGATCCAGATGAAGGCCGTGGATCGGCGTACCGATCGGCACAGCGTGATGCCCGGTTGATCCGCGAAGAAGACGCCGACGACGTGTTCGATCGCGTTTTCCGGCTCCTCGATCTGGAGCAGGTGTATGTGTCCGTCACGGATCTGGCCGACCGGCTCGAAAGGGCGCCACATCCCGCCACAGATGAGCATGCCGTGGCGCAGGCCGAAGCCTCGCCCATCGTGTCCGCCCGCCACCCGCGGCCGGAGCTCAGTACGCGCTACCGAGCTCCGTCGGACGCGCTGGAGGAGGCGATGGTTGACATCTGGCAGGATCTCGTTGGCATCGAGTCGATCGGTGTCGACGACGACTTCTTCGAGCTCGGCGGCCATTCACTGCTCGCGATGCAACTTGTCGCTCGGTTGCGCGACGGCTTCGACCTCGATGTCCCGCTGCTGACAGTGTTCGAGGCGCCGACGGTCGGGCGGCTGTGCTCGGAGATGGAATCGCTGTTCAGGCGGGAAGGGGCATCACCGTGATAGATGTCGTCATCATGTGCGGCGGCCGAGGCACGCGGCTCAAGCCTGCCACCGAGACCCAACCCAAGTCCCTGCTGCAGGTCGGCGACCGGCCGATGATCGACCATCTGATCGGGCATTTCCTCGGGTACGGCTGCCGCAGGTTCGTCATGTGCCTGGGCTACCGCGCCGAAGCCATCCGGGCTCACTTCCAAGCCCGCGCCGGCAGTAGCCCGGTCGTCCGGTCCGATCGGGCAGTGCAGATGGCCGTCGCCGACGGTGTTCCGTTCACCGTCGTGCTCGCGGACACCGGTCTGGACACTCCGACGGGCGGACGCCTCAAGCGCGCAGAGCCGTACATCGGCAGCGACTCGTTCATCGTCGCGTACGGGGACGTGCTCAGTGATGTTGACCTGACGGAGCTGCACGGGTTTCACACGCGCCAGCGCCGCCTGGCGACCGTGACCGCCGCTCGTCCGACGTCACCGTTCGGTCACCTCGTCATGGGAGACGACGACGCGGTATCGGCGTTCCTCGAAAAGCCTAAGCTCAACGAGTGGGTGAATATCGGCTTCGCGGTGCTCGAGCGTCGCGTGCTGCACCGACTCAGCGTCAACTCACCACAGCTGGAGGCGGGTTTATTGCCGGAAGTGGCAGCGGAGGGCCAGCTTTCGGCGTTCCGGCATCATGGCATGTTCGAGCCGATGGACAGCTATGCTGACTACACGCGTCTCAACGAGATGTGCCGGCGCGGTGAGCTGGATCTGTTCAAGGGGCCGACAGTGACGGCCGGGCAGCAGTGGCAACCGTCGTCGGCCGGACTACGCGGCGCGTAGCCGCCAGATGAAAAACGTCTTCTGTCCGGTGCGCAGGGCCTCGTAGGTGGGCGAACCGGGGGCCGAGAGAAAGTCCCGGGCAGCGTCGTCTTCGGTACCGAACGACTGTAGCCTTCGTTCGGCGATCCGGCCACACGACGCGAGCACGTTCGCGGTGATGTCGCGGTCGAGTTGCAGCGCAAGACCTAGCTCACGCAACCCAGCAAGGTGATTATCCAACGTTGCGGTGTCCAGCAGATCGCTGTAGAGAAAGGTGCCGCCGTCGCAGAGCACCCTTCGTACCTCGGCGTAGAAGCGACGCCTGTCGGGGTAGCAATGCGATGACTCCACGTTGGTGACGACGTCGAACGAGCCGGAGGAAAACGGTAAGCGTTGGGCGTCGCCGACCGAGAACCCGGCGCGGCGATCCGTGACCGCTCGTCGGCTGAACGCCGCTGCTGCCGGTGACAGATCAATACCGACGGCGATCGCAGGGTTGAAATAGTTGAGGAGCGCGCTGACCGTCCCACCGCGCCCGGACCCGACGTCGAGCACCCGTCGGCCGTCCATGGTGCAGTCGCCGATGAGCTCCAGTACGAGCTTGACCGAGGCCCGGTCGAGCGTGTTTCGTGGCAGGTCCACGCATGCGCGGTCGTCCGGGCCGTCCGCGTAACCGAGGTTGAGAAACAGTGCCCATCGGCCGACCGGTGTGCTGTCCAGACGCGAAGTGACCACGTCGTAGAACGCGCCGGTGCTGTTGTCCCGGGCCATCAGCGGTCCAGGGGACTCGGGTTCGCGATGGTCCTGGCCGTCCGGTGCCCGCCTCGACTGCCGCTGCGCCAGTCGCCGCGCGAGGCGGGTGCGCGCCGAGCCGTCTATCGTGTGAGACCCATCCATGTGTTTCACCTCGGCAAGCACAATCACGTCCGCAGCCATCTATTCTAGGTTGGTGATGGCACCCCAGGACTCGGATTTGCGAATCGTTGTCACTGGCAACCTCGGCTACGTCGGCAGCGTTCTTACTCCTCGCCTACGGGCGGCCGGTCACGACGTGCTGGGACTGGATGTGGGACTGTTCAAGGACTGCACGCTAGGGCCGGCGCCCGATGACGGTGGGCGGTGCCTCGACGTGCGCGACGTGACGCCGGCTGATCTCGACGGGGCGGACGTTGTGATCCATCTTGCCGGGCTGAGCAACGACCCGCTCGGCGACATTGACCCGGAGTTGACTACCCGGATCAACACTGATGCCACGGTGCGGCTCGCAGAGGCGGCCAAGCGGGCGGGTGTCCGTCGCTTCTTGTTCTCCTCCTCGTGCTCGATCTACGGAGCGGCCAAACCAGGTCGTCTGCTGGATGAGTGCTCCGAACTGAACCCGCTGTCATGGTATGCCGATTCGAAGCTGCGGGCGGAAGGTGCGCTCGGCAGCCTCGCGGATGAAACGTTCAGCCCGGTGTTCCTCCGCAGCGGTACCGCATACGGCTACTCGCCGAGGCTGCGCACCGACCTCGTCATCAACGACCTGACGGCTCAGGCCGTGCTGACCGGAGAGATCACGGTCCGGTCCGATGGCACGGCTTGGCGCCCCTTCGTGCACGTCGAGGACATCGCGGCAGCTTTCGTGGCCCTGCTGAGGGTTCCGCGAGAGGCCACTCACGCGCGTGCTTTCAACGTCGGGCAGACCGCGGAAAACTATCAGATCCGGGATGTGGCCCGGATTGTGGCGGAGGCGGTGCCGGGCAGCCGGATGACCATCGCCGGCACGACGAATCCCGACAGTCGCGACTACCGGGTGTCCTGCGAGCGCATTACGAGCGAGGTGCCGGCCTTTCGTGCGCGATGGAGCGCCAGAGATGGGATCGAGCAGCTCGTCCGGGGGTACCGCCGATTCGGTATTCGCCGAGAGGACGCAGAGGGGCCACGTTTTCAACGGCTGAAGCTCATTCGGGCGCTCCAGAACACCGGACGCCTTGACGGGCAGCTTCGTGTGGCAGGCTGACCTAACGCGAGGGGATCGATGTACCGGAGCATGCTGAAGTCCAAGATTCATCGCGCCACTGTCACGCAGGCGGACCTCAATTACATCGGTTCCCTGACGGTTGACGCGGAGCTGATGAAGAAGGCCAATCTCCTGCCCGGCGAACACGTGCACGTCGTGGACGTCACCAACGGGGCCCGGCTGGAGACGTATGTCATCGAGGGTCAGGCCGGCTCGGGTGTCATCGGCATCAATGGCGCGGCCGCCCACCTGATCAGCCCGGGTGACCTGGTCATCATCATCAGGTATGCGGCAATGCCCGACGACGAGGCGCTGTCCTACGCTCCGACCGTCGTCTTCGTGGACGAACGCAACCGGTTGGTGGACCGCTACCAGGCACTCGACCGCTGATCGAGCTGCCGCCCGGTGCGCGGAGCGACCCGGGGGCGCGGCTACGATGGGCGGAATGCACCTCGAGATCACGAGCCTGAGCAACCCTCGGCTGAAGCAGCTGGTGGCGCTGCGCCGCCGCCGGGCGCGGGAACGGCTGTCGGTGACCCTGGTGGAAGGGTACGAGGAGCTTGTTCTGGCGTTGGATGCGGGAGTCCGGCCGAAGGAGCTGTATTTCTGCCCAGAGTTCGGGCGCCATGATCAGGGGGTTGTCGAGCGGGCGACGGCGTCCGGTGCTGAGGTCCTTCGGCTGAGCCGGGCGGCGTTCGAGAAGGTCGCCTACCGGGAGTCCCCGGACGGCTGGTTGGCGGTGGTCCCGGCTGTGGCGGACGTCCTGACGTCGTTGAGGATCGCGCCGGACTCGCTGTTGCTGGTGTGCGAAGCGGTCGAGAAGCCCGGGAACATCGGCGCAATCCTCCGTACCGCGGACGCGGCCGGGGTGGCGGCGGTGCTCGCTGCCGACCCGGTCATCGACTGGGGTAATCCGAATCTCGTTCGGGCCAGCAAGGGCACGATCTTCAGCGTGCCGGTGGCGTCCGGTACCTCCGACGACGTGCTGCGATGGCTGGACGAGCACGCCGTGCGGTTGGTGGCCACTACACCGGGCACCGACACGGGACTGACCGACGTCGACCTGACCGGTGCGGTGGCGATCGCGGTCGGCTCGGAGATGGGGGGCCTCTCTGCCGCCTTCCTTGCGGCCGCCCAGGCTCGCGTCAAGATCCCGATGTTCGGTCGGATCAACTCGCTGAACGTCGCCACGGCCGCTGCCATTGCCGTGTACGAGGCGGTACGACAGCGGTCCACGGGCGCTGCCACGATGTGAGACGGCAACCGCTTCCCGCGTGGAAGCGGTTGTTGGCCTCCTGCCGCGATGTTTAGGTTGGCCTTGGCTGAGGGGCGATCGCGTACACGCAGGACTGCAGGAGGACCGATGCTTGACGGACCGGCAGGGGCCACCGGCTTTGACGACGAGAGTGGTTGGTTTTTCGTCGTGGTCAACGCGGAGGAGCAGTACTCGATCTGGCCGGGCCAATTGTCGTTGCCTTCGGGATGGCAGGAAGCCGGTCACCGGGGCGATCGCGCGTCTTGTTTGGCGTATATCGACGAGGTCTGGACCGATCTGCGTCCACTGAGTTTGCGCCAGCAGATAGCGGATTGACCCGAGGAGTCACCAGGTATGGACACCCACACCGGCGATGTGCGCGCGGCCCTCGCGGAACAGCTGCGGCACGGCCGTGAAGCTCCGGCCGGCCGCGCCGGCGTCGAGTTCGTGCCAGGCGCGCTGTCGCCGTCCGAGCAACGGATCTGGTTCGTCGACCAAAGCGCCGACACCATGGGTTCGCTGAATACACATCTCGCTCGTCGGCTCAGCGGCTCGCTCGATGTCGCGGCGTTGCGCGCGAGCATCGAGGTGTTGTGTTCCCGCCACGAGCCGCTGCGGTCGACGTACGCCGAGCACGACGGCGAACCGCATCGGGTGCCCTACGACCGGCCGCCGATGTTCGAGGTCCGGGACCTGCGCGGTCGTCCTGAGGATGCGATGGAGCTCGTGTCTGCCGAGGTGCAGCGTGAGTTCGCACTCGCGTCCGAGCCGCCGCTGCGCACGATGCTGCTCCGCATCGCAGACGACGAACATATCCTGGTGTTCACCGTGCACCACATCGCGTTCGACGGCACATCGGTCGCTGTGTTGGTCCGGGAGATTCGGGCGCTGTACACGAGGGAACTGCTCCATGTGGAGGCCCAACTGCCGGAGCTCAAGCTGCCGTACGCCGAGGTCGTGGCGCAGCAGCGTGAGCGCGGCGAGAACCCGGCGGATGCGGCGTACTGGGGGGAACAGCTCGCGGGTGCACCCGCTCTCACCGCGTTTCCTGGCGACCGACCCCGTCCAGCGAAGCAGTCCTACCACGGTGCGACCCGGACCTTCACAATCGACGCAGAGACCGCCGCCGGCCTGTCGGATCTCGGTCGAACCCGGTCGGCAACGCGATTCATGGTGCTGTACGGATCGTTCGCGACGCTCCTCTCCCGGTACGGTGCGGGTGGTGACGTCGTCATCGGCGCGCCAATCGCCAACCGGACGGCGTCCGGACTCGACGACCTGATCGGGTGCTTCGTCAACCTGCTCCCGCTGCGTCTGCGGGTGGACATGAGGGAGTCGTTCGAGGAGCTGTTGGATCGGACCCGCACCATGTGCCTCGACGCGTACGCGCATCAGGCCATCCGCTTCGAGCGACTCGTTAGACTTGCCGGCTTGGAGCGCAGCGCCGATCGGCACCCGCTGTTCCAGACGATGCTGGTGCTGCAACCCGGAGCAGAAGCGCGTCTCGACCTACCTGGTCTCGCGGAGACCGCGTTGGTGGTGCCGACCTCGCACAGCCAACTCGATGTGACGGTGACGGTCATCGAGGAGTCGGCGAGTCTTCATGGTTTCGTCGAGTTCAGCACCGACCTGTTCGATCCGCCCGCCATCGACCGGTTGATCGGGCATTGGCAGCAGCTGCTGCGTGCGGCGGTCGAGCGACCGACCGTGCCTGTCGGCGAGCTCGCGTTGATGAATGGGTCGGAGCGTGCCGAGCTAGCCGGTTGGCAGTGCGGCGGCGATGTGCTGCGCGCGCCGGGTGGTCTGCACGAGTTGGTCGCCCGGGAGGCGGCGCGGCGGCCGGACGCCGTCGCGGTGGTCGCTGCTGACGGCCGTCTCTCGTTCGGGGAACTGGAGCAGCGTGCCGCCGGCATCGCCGGCGCGCTTGCCGATAACGGCGTGAGGCGTGGTGATGTGGTCGCGGTCGTGCTGGAGCGCTGCACCGACCTGGTAGCCGCGTTGTACGGCGTTCTCAAAGCCGGGGCCGCGTTCCTGCCGATCACGCCGGGCGAGCCAGCCGAGCGGTCCGCGGCCATGCTCACCGAATCCGCCGCTGTCGCGGTCGTCACGCATACCCGGCATGTCCCAGCCGGTGTGTCGCCCGCCGCCCTGGTGCTTCTCGACGACCAGTTGTCCCCGCCACCGGCTGACTTCGTGGCGGTGGCGTGTCGTGATGCGGACGCGGCATATGTGCTTTACACCTCCGGCTCGACCGGCGGTCCGAAGGGCGCGGTCAACACTCATGGCGGCATCGTCAACCGGCTGCTGTGGATGCGCGACACGTACGGCATCGGCGCGGATGATCGCGTCCTGCACAAAACGCCGATTTCGTTCGACGTCTCGATCTGGGAGGTCTTCCTCCCGTTGATCTGCGGGGCGACCCTGGTGATGGCAAGGCCCGACGGCCACCGCGACCCCCAGTACCTGCTGTCATTCATCGCCGAACAGTCGATCACGGTCACCCACTTCGTGCCGTCGATGCTGCGCGAATTCGTGGCTCAACCCGGACTTGACCGCTGCGCCGCACTGCGGCAGGTGTTCTGCAGCGGCGAGGTGCTGCCGGCGGACCTGAGCCGGGCTCTGGGCGCCGAGCTGCCGGTGCGGCTGCACAACCTATACGGCCCGACCGAGGCGGCGATCGACGTGACGGCCTGGGAGTGCGGGCCGCTGGACGGCGCCACGGTGCCCATCGGACGGCCGATAGCGGGCGTGCGCGCGTTGGTCCTCGACGAACGCATGCGCCCGACGCCGTGTGGCGTCCGTGGCGAGCTGTACCTCGGCGGGGTCGCGTTGGCGCGGGGATACCTGGGCCTCAGCGGTCTCACCGCGGCCCGGTTTGTGCCGGATCCCGGAGGCAATGGTGAGCGGCTCTACCGGACGGGTGACCGTGCCCGGTGGCGACCGGACGGCTCATTGGAGTTCTGCGGTCGACTCGACGATCAGCTCAAGATTCGCGGCGTGCGCATCGAGCCCGTCGAAGTCGAGGCCGTGATCGCCGGATTCGACGGCGTGGCGGCCTGCGCGGTTGCCGGACGCGCCCTCGACGGCATCGACCGTTTGGTCGCGTTCGTGGTAATGGAGGGCGGCACCTCGGTCGACATCGACGCGCTGCGCCGTTTCATCCGCGGCCAGTTGCCCGATGGCATGGCACCGTCGGTCTTTTCGACCGTCGCCGCGCTGCCGCTGACGAACAGTGGCAAGCTCGACCGTGCGGCGCTGTCCACAATGGAGGTTGCGCCGGTGTCGGCGTCGGGCGACGGCCGGGAGCCGCGCACGGCCACCGAGCGTATTGTCGCCCAGGTGTGGCGGGAGGTGCTGCGCGCCCCGGACGTTGGCGTCGACGACAGCTTCTTCGATCTCGGTGGCCACTCGCTGCTGCTGACCGGCGTGCTCGCCAAGCTGCGCGAACACTTCCCGCGGGTGCCGCCGGTTCGAGTGTTCTTCGAAGACCCCACGGTGGCGGGACTGGCGCTCGCGATCACCCGGATGATGGCCGACGCGGCGTCTCCCGACCTCATCCAGCGCCTCCTCAAGGAAGCCGCTGGCGAATCTCCACGTGGCTGCGGTGTCTTACGCGAGCGTCCCGCACCGGTGGTCGACGTCACCGACCCGGTCGCGGCGCTGATGAGCGGTGCCGACAGCGCGAACGACAATCCCGGGATCATCACCACGTTCGTCATGCCAACCTGCGACCGGGTCGCCGCTTTTGAGCGTGGCCTGTCGAGCTACATCGCCAACGCGGAGCGCCACCGTCGTAGCGTCGAGTTTGCCGTCTTGGACAACTCCGCCGAAGCGGTTACCCGTGCACGGTACCGCGAACTGCTCTCATCCATGGCCGCGCGCACCGGCCGGACCATCCGGTACGCCGGTTTCGAAGAAAAGCATGCGTGGGCCGAGCGGTTGGCACGCGAGACCGATGTGCCCCGCGAGGTGATTGTCCACGCCCTGCTGGGGCATCGGGATGGAACCTTCAGTAACGGCGGCAACGTCAACTCGTGGCTGCTGGACACCGTCGGCGAAATGGTTATGTCGGCCGACGACGACACCATTTGCGATCTCTTCATGCCGCCCGGTGCGTCGGCGGATGCCGTCGCCGTTCGGCTAGGTGTGCCTGACAGCAATTGGGCGTTCGGTTCCCGCGAGGAGATGTTCGCCGCAATCGAGCCGGTCGACGTCGACCTGTTGGCCGCACAGGAGGCGATGCTCGGGCGGTCGCCAGCGGGATTCGCGGCCGGGCTTCGCGACCGAAACATGCCGATTGAGGTCCAGCGGCTCGACCCGGCTCTGGTCGGCGGCGCGCCCGGTGTGCATGGCCGCGTCGCGGTCACCGTCCCGAGTCTCGTCGGTGACTGTGGCTGGGCCTCGCCCAGCCCGTACCTGCGTCTTGAAGGTGACAGCTTCACCCGGCTGACTCGCGACGAGGCGACGTACCGGCAAGCCTGCACGAGCCGACTGAACCTGCGCTTCGTCGACCGGCCGACGTTCGCTGGCCGGGTGGGCAGCTTTATGAACACCTTCTACGGCCTGGACAACCGCGACATCGCGATGCCGAACCTGCCGTCGGCACGCGGCAACGACACCGTCAGCGGGGCGACGGCAACGGCGTGCATGCCTGGCGCGTACTTCGGACACGTGCCGCTGGCCATTCGACACGAGCCGATGGAGAGGCGCAGATTCTGGCCGGGCGAAGTGGTGCGCAGCGCATCCGGCGTCGACTTCAGCAGTGTCCTCGTCGCGCTGGTGCAGGCATGGGAAGCAGACGACGTCATGCTTACCGACGCGGGTCGGATGCGGGCGCTCGGGCGGCACCTGGGTGACCTCGCGCGGTCGCCGGAGCCGGAGTTCCATGCCGAGGTCGAACGTGTGGTCCGCGCGCGGGCCGAGGCGGAGCTCGCCGAGATGGAAACGCGCCTGGCCGCCGGCGGACCGCGGTTCTGGACGGCCGACCTGGCCTCGTATCTGAGGGTGCGACGGGAGTCGATGGAGCGGCAGGAGTTCACCGTGCCGCTCGACCTGCTCGTCGACCATGGGCTGCAGCGCGCCAGAGAGCTGACGCAAGAGTTCGTAGCGCAGTTCGGCGACCTACTCCGTCACTGGCCCGCCCTGGTCGATGGCGCACGCCGCTTGCGACAGGCAGGCGTGCGGCTCTCGGTCGTGTGCGACGGGGCGGCGTAACACACAATGGAGCCGGACGGGATCCGAGCCGACCTTCAAAGGCAGCTGTCCGCGCTGACCCCGGTTCAGCGAGCGCGATTCGAAGAACTGCTGGCTTCGCACAATGCGCAGACCGATCGCGTCGATCGACCGTTGCCAGGGATGGCAGGGGAGTGGACACCGCTGTCCTACCAGCAGGAGCGGATCTGGTACCTCAGTCAGCTCGAATCCGACCTCGGTCAGTTCAACGTCGTGATGGCTCTGGATCTCCACGGTGTGCTAGACGTGTCCGCGCTCGAACGGGCTCTCGCCGGCTTGGCGTCGCGCCACGACGTTCTGCGTTCCGCCATCCGGGTCGTTGACGGCGTTGCGATGCAGCAGGCAACCCCGCCCGCGCGGGTGTCGTTGCGTCGGATCGACGCGCGGGGGCGCAGCGGCACGGGAGCCACCGCGGCCGTCGACCGCGTCACCGTCGAAGAGAAGCACCGACCGTTCGACCTCGGGCGCGGTGCGCTGTTGCGCGCGTGCCTCGTGACGCTGCCCGATGACGGGTACACCCTGGTGTTGACGGTGCACCACGTCGCGTTCGATGGCTGGTCGGCCGCAGTCCTCTCCCGGGAGCTCAAGGAATTCTACGGCGCGTACGCGTCGGGCACCGAGCCGGATCTGCCGCAACTGCCGCTGCGCTACGCCGACTTCGCCGCTTGGCAGCGCCAGAGCGGCGAAGTGACCGCCGACGTCGCGTATTGGCGGGGACATCTCGACGGAGCACCGCACACCGTCACGTTCCCCGGCGACCGGCCTCGGCCCGCGACTCAAACATTCCGCGGCGAAACAATAACCTTCGTCGTCCCGTCCGAGGTGGTCACCTCACTCGTCGAGCTCGGGCGATCGGCCGATGCCACGCTGTTCATGGTGCTCTATGCGGCATTGGCCACGCTGATGTCCCGTTATGGCGCGGGAACCGACATCGTCATCGGCACACCGGTGGCCAACCGCACCAGACCGGGCCTCGACGACCTCATTGGCTGCTTCATCAACCTGCTGCCGCTGCGCATCGGTGTGCGCCTGGACGAGACGTTCCGGGACCTGCTTGTGCGGGCGCGCGATGTCTGCCTCGACGCCTACAGCCACCAGGACCTCCCGTACGAGCGAGTGTTGCGGGAGTTGACGCTCGCCCGGGACCAGTCGCAGTCGCCGCTGTTCCAGGTGATGCTGGTGCTGCACAACGCGCCGGCGCACGCGTTTGGCTTGGCGGATCTACGGGTCGGCTACCGTGACGTGGCCGGAACCTCTGCTCAGATGGACATCGGCATTGCTGCGGTGCCGCGCGATGGCCGGCTCGAGTGTGCCGTCGAATTCAGTACCGACCTGTATGACCGGCCGACGGTGGAGCGGATCGTAAAGCACTGGCAACGGCTGTTGGCCGAGATCGCCCGCGACGCCCGGGCGGTGGTCGGTGACGTACCACTGCTGTCGGCGGATGAGCAACGCGCCTTGCACGAGTGGAGCGCCGGCCCCGCGGCCAGTCCGGACGATCTCGACCTGGTGGGGCTGTTCCATCGGCGAGTCGCGCTCGAACCGGACGCCACGGCACTGGTGATGGACGATGAACGTTGGTCGTACCTAAGACTGTCGGGGTTGGTCGACGCCCTCGCCGTCGCCCTGGATGAGCAGGGGGCCGCCGCCGAGAAGGTTGTCGTGCTATGCATTCCCCGCTCGCCGGCGCTGATCGCGGCGGTGCTCGCGGTGCTGCGCTGCGGCGCCGCGTTTCTCACCGTGGATCCCGCGCTGTCCCCGCAACGGCGTGTCTCCGCGGTCCGGGACAGCAAGGCGCACGTGGTGCTGACCACCGCCGCGCTGGCAGACAGATTCTGCGGCCTCGGCGCGGCGCTGATCACCGTGGACGACGTGGACCGCCCGGGCGGCCCCCTGCCGCCGATGCCGGCGCTCCGGTCCGA from the Actinocatenispora thailandica genome contains:
- a CDS encoding non-ribosomal peptide synthetase → MDTHTGDVRAALAEQLRHGREAPAGRAGVEFVPGALSPSEQRIWFVDQSADTMGSLNTHLARRLSGSLDVAALRASIEVLCSRHEPLRSTYAEHDGEPHRVPYDRPPMFEVRDLRGRPEDAMELVSAEVQREFALASEPPLRTMLLRIADDEHILVFTVHHIAFDGTSVAVLVREIRALYTRELLHVEAQLPELKLPYAEVVAQQRERGENPADAAYWGEQLAGAPALTAFPGDRPRPAKQSYHGATRTFTIDAETAAGLSDLGRTRSATRFMVLYGSFATLLSRYGAGGDVVIGAPIANRTASGLDDLIGCFVNLLPLRLRVDMRESFEELLDRTRTMCLDAYAHQAIRFERLVRLAGLERSADRHPLFQTMLVLQPGAEARLDLPGLAETALVVPTSHSQLDVTVTVIEESASLHGFVEFSTDLFDPPAIDRLIGHWQQLLRAAVERPTVPVGELALMNGSERAELAGWQCGGDVLRAPGGLHELVAREAARRPDAVAVVAADGRLSFGELEQRAAGIAGALADNGVRRGDVVAVVLERCTDLVAALYGVLKAGAAFLPITPGEPAERSAAMLTESAAVAVVTHTRHVPAGVSPAALVLLDDQLSPPPADFVAVACRDADAAYVLYTSGSTGGPKGAVNTHGGIVNRLLWMRDTYGIGADDRVLHKTPISFDVSIWEVFLPLICGATLVMARPDGHRDPQYLLSFIAEQSITVTHFVPSMLREFVAQPGLDRCAALRQVFCSGEVLPADLSRALGAELPVRLHNLYGPTEAAIDVTAWECGPLDGATVPIGRPIAGVRALVLDERMRPTPCGVRGELYLGGVALARGYLGLSGLTAARFVPDPGGNGERLYRTGDRARWRPDGSLEFCGRLDDQLKIRGVRIEPVEVEAVIAGFDGVAACAVAGRALDGIDRLVAFVVMEGGTSVDIDALRRFIRGQLPDGMAPSVFSTVAALPLTNSGKLDRAALSTMEVAPVSASGDGREPRTATERIVAQVWREVLRAPDVGVDDSFFDLGGHSLLLTGVLAKLREHFPRVPPVRVFFEDPTVAGLALAITRMMADAASPDLIQRLLKEAAGESPRGCGVLRERPAPVVDVTDPVAALMSGADSANDNPGIITTFVMPTCDRVAAFERGLSSYIANAERHRRSVEFAVLDNSAEAVTRARYRELLSSMAARTGRTIRYAGFEEKHAWAERLARETDVPREVIVHALLGHRDGTFSNGGNVNSWLLDTVGEMVMSADDDTICDLFMPPGASADAVAVRLGVPDSNWAFGSREEMFAAIEPVDVDLLAAQEAMLGRSPAGFAAGLRDRNMPIEVQRLDPALVGGAPGVHGRVAVTVPSLVGDCGWASPSPYLRLEGDSFTRLTRDEATYRQACTSRLNLRFVDRPTFAGRVGSFMNTFYGLDNRDIAMPNLPSARGNDTVSGATATACMPGAYFGHVPLAIRHEPMERRRFWPGEVVRSASGVDFSSVLVALVQAWEADDVMLTDAGRMRALGRHLGDLARSPEPEFHAEVERVVRARAEAELAEMETRLAAGGPRFWTADLASYLRVRRESMERQEFTVPLDLLVDHGLQRARELTQEFVAQFGDLLRHWPALVDGARRLRQAGVRLSVVCDGAA